The Coturnix japonica isolate 7356 chromosome 8, Coturnix japonica 2.1, whole genome shotgun sequence sequence CAATGTGTAATGGTCCAAGGCTTTTGatatttgatatattttgaTTAATATGATTGTTCATTTAAGTGtcaagatttttctctttttataaatCTGAACTCTTAGGACAATGCATTCCACAACTGTATAGTTTGAATTACTGTACCTTGTTGCTACTAGCTGTTCTGTAACTCAATTTTTGAATAGAAATATCTCTCAATTGTAGGCAGCGTTTTATTTCTTAGGGCTTCTCAGTAGTGCTTGCTTAAAATTAGTGATGCAGAATCACAAGTTGTAATGTTAGAAAGCTCAGAGACTTCCTTCTTTCCTACTCATTCGCCCCTTAGTCTTTTAAATAATATGCAGTTAACTTATAACTTGAAGTAACTTGTGTTAGCTTTAACTTACTGTAAGAGAACGCATAATAATCATAGCCGTCTGGCTTATTGTAGTTGGGTACTGATATCGTCGAATGGATGACTTTGGGGAGCCCTCTCCAGTAGGCAGTCACTTTGACTTCCTTGCGCAAAACTCctgcaagcaaaagaaaagttagGAAGTGTCACAGTGTATCTGCcaaaagctttcatttatttgtattatCTGGAGCAAACAAGAATTATTGgattgagaaaaaaatgaagtactatattaggaaaaaaagtggaaCTGTGTTACATATCAGAAGCTTACACAAGATTACAATGGTTGTATAAAAAACGAATAAACATAAATTACCAGATTGATATGGATTGATTCTGACAGTCTGAATAACTGTTGGCATTCCTACTGCACGTTGGAAGCGTCTCCTTATTACGAGTCTCGGGACAAAAGCTGGGTATCTTATGGTAATACGTGCTTTCCGTTGGCACTTCTTGGCTGGTTCTTGCCTATATACATACTGTTGCATGTTGCCATCTAAAAGAGACATTGGtttaatatgtttaaaaaaagaaaaaacaagccaGCTTGATAACAGAAGTGATAATGGGTAGTATTTTTGTAATGGGCAGGAAAACAGCATCACTTTGATACGTTTGCAGCTGTCTAATGCTGTTGCAACTTGCAGCTTTTTGTATCCATTCCTACATTCTAATGTGAAAGCCTTGCTCTCTAAATCCAGCATACACTTCTAGATGTAGCAGTAACTCCTGCAGCTTCATTAAAATTACTGTACTGAGTACAGTTCTTTGGGAACTACTTTGATTGCCATTGTACCTATTTATCAAGACAAAGGAAAGACCTACTTTAGGATAGGTAAAGGGAAGGCTATAGAGTCCAGAAAAGGATTTGCATTTCATTATCCTAAGCTTTCTTTCATTAGCAGAACAATTCTGTTGCCATACATTGTTCATAAGAAAATTACAATCATTTAAAACAGGATAAATAGTTAACAATGAAAGAACTGAGGTAAATCTCCATGCACTAGTTCTGAACTAAAAAGACTGTTTGAGCCTTTCCTTTGATTAATTTgagactgatttttattttattttattttatttttttaatcaggtAAAACTTATTAAAACTTATCATTTTGTTTGAGAGATGCAATCTCATGCGTCTggtattttgaatattttgaaaagcatttaaaaatgtgtggAACTTAGAGATGTTTAAAGCCTCAGGGCTGTGTTTTGACTAGCAAGTATGCTCTGATATCACTtagatttctgtttttgaaaaggATATGTCTATCAGTCCATAGCAGTGTTATATTCCTCATTAATGCAGTTCAAGTAGGTTTTGATCATCTCTAAACATCTGAATTATGAGACTTACCTCTTTtgataaaataaacagattcTGGTCTTCCATTGTAACTTGCAACTGGAAGGGCTGCCTTTATTTTCCCAGTTAGCCCTGCAAATCCATTTGCGAGAGGTTTGGGATAGCCGTTATCCATTACACCATTAGTGAAACGCCAGTACAGAGGACCCTGGTGATTTAAGCAAAAGATGAACTTCAGAGGAAATTCATTCTTGTTAATTGGACTTCAGCGCAAGTATTAAAAGTAATTAGCGTTTTGGGAACCACCTTATCAACTTTTGGCTGGAAGTGCTCTTAAATCCACTAAAATCCACAAAAAACAAGCTACTACAATTATAATTAAGCAGTGCCTTTAAGTAGGGGGGAGAGTGTTTCAGAAATGATCTGGAACAATGATTACTAAACAGAGCAATTTGCTTTCTAACTGCATAACATTCTTAAGTGTACATCTGTCATTCTTCAAGGAAGGGAAAAGTATTGGGAACAAACTTGGGTTGTCTTTGGTCAAAGGAAAGACTCAATGgaataactgcattttaaaggttttttgGGGGTTACGGGAAGTTTTGGAAATACTTATCATACTGGTGGTCAGATATTTGATCAATAAGCAATTACaggaagaaagcacagaatttgGACGTTCTGAGAAGCACGGTGCCAAGGCGGAAGAGGTGGAAGAGGGGAAAGGTTCAGCTACTTAATTTCACATTTGAAAATGCTGAATGTTTTACAAAATGAGCACCTTAGCCTTGGAGTACAAGGTTGCACTGAACAGGCCCATCATGCATCAAGTCTGTGCTTTGAAGCTTCCCTACTTTTCCTACCTTGATGAAGAAAGTCTTGCCATCACAGTTGCACCTGGAGAAGACAGCATCGATGGGGGATGGGATGCCCCAGCCCTCACTGATCCGGCGGGGGCTGGTTGTTGGTGGCATCCTGCCATTCAGCAGCCAGTAGTAGTGACCTGCAGGTGGGAGGAGACATGGCCCACACCATGAAACACATGGCCAGACAGTGATGCAGGGAGAAAAGcttgggaaggaggggaaggtgTCTCCtgcacctcctgccccactgtGGCAGTGAGGCCAATGGAGGATGTGGGGCCTGCGTACCTCTGAAGACAGCCAGGGTTCCATTGGGCAGGGCAACCATGCCATCTGCCGGCTTCCCACTGCACAGGTCCTTCTCATCAGCCTTCCCCACTGCAAAACATCATGTCTTAGGATAGATTGTTCTTTTAACAAAAAGTACATTCCTACCCCACCACCTGAAGCAgttctatcacagaatcataggggttggaaaggaccttcaaagatcatcgagtccaacccccctgccaaagcaggttccctacaccaggtcgcacaggtaggcatccaagTGAGTCCatccagaggagactccacccTTAAATATCTAcagacctggatcaggtcccctctcagtcttcttttctcaaggctaaacagacccagttcactcagcctttcttcactggggagatgctccaggcccttcaccatctttgtggccatccactggactctttccaagagatccctgtcttctttgtactggggagcccagaactggactgtcacaagttagcagtattccagatgaggcctcaccaggcAGAGTAGATgaggaggatcacctccctcaacctgctggacacgctctttttaatgcaccccagaatgccattggcctgtttggctacaagggcacactgctggctcatggccaacctggCGTCCGCCAGGACACCatgtgaggccccatctgtagTGCTGCATCCAGGGcctcagtacaggaaggacacagagctgttggagcaggtccagaggaagaCCACTAAAATGACCAGAGGACTGGAGCTATGAGGAcaggttgagggaactgggcttgtttagcttggatAAGAGAAGAgtctggggagacctcattgtggccttccagtacttgaagggagcatataaaaagaagcaggaatggctgtttacaagggggaatggttttaaactgagaatgTGGAGGCTTAGGctagatattagaaggaagtttttcacagagtggtgacacactggaacaggttgtccaggtcagttgtggatgctccatccctgaaggcattcaaggccaggctggatgtagctctgggcagcctggtctggtggttggtgagcctgcacatagcaagggggttgaaacaagatgaccattgtggtccctttcaacccaggccatcctatgattctatgatagtgAGGACATCAAAAAAGTTGAGgcaaaaaagcacaaagaaagaaaataagaaaaagctgTCTTATCTTACTTATGTGACTACAAAAATCCCAAATTAGGTACATTCAATCTGATTCCTTAACTGTATTTTCATAAGACTTTTAGAAATTTAActtggttttcctttgtatttttgtttgtttccatctcCTATGGTAtttacagcaaatattttttcagcagGACCAAAATAagagcatgaaataaaatgtacatGAGAAATTTCAATAACtaagcaactgaaaaataaagtgctGCAGAGAATTCAGCATGCTGACTGGTCTAATTAGAAAGTACTTGCACATTATTTACTCACAAGTTTTGTGGTGCTCTCTGGTTTTGTACACTTACTTTCTGCTCCTCCGGATACAACTGGCAAGTCTGCAGTTTGTATTAAAGGCTTGTTTATCTCAGCCTCCTCTACTGGCATAGTTTCAGGGCTGGATGGAGAAGGCTCATCATGTGTGTCAGTAATCTCCTGGAAATGTATGTCGGGCTTTGATGTCCCCCtagaaacaagaaacatttcttctatcgtgtcttttttctctgtggttGTTCTACCTCTGATCACtgtagtttcttctttcttgtcaaAGCTAGGGGACTCTTCAGGGgaatcttctgtttctttttcagtagtATAGCTAGTACCCGTGGCGAGGGTGGTCATCTCTTTTTCACCAGTTGTTGTATCTTTAGAGGGAATTATGCACTCAGCAACTGCTGGTACAGCCCGTGTAGTTTCCACAGCTGCGTCTCTTTTAGTTGTTGTCACAATATCCGTGGGTTTGGGAGTTGAATCagttttggttgtttcttttttagttgATGTCTCCATGGAAATAGGGTTTGTTGTTCTGTCACTTTTATCAGTTTTACTTAGTAGTTTGCTGTATGTAGTAGTTGTGCCTTGTTTAACAGTTGTGGCTGCAGCTGTAGATAGTTCAAATTCAGGAATGGTGGGAGAGTCAGCTAGGGATACTGGAGCACCTGTGGCCTTAAGCATTACTTCCTTCTCACTGGGGGTTGTTGGCACCTTTGTGGCACTTGCAGTTTTCCCCTCAGCTTTGGGGGTGGTGGGAAAATAAGCCTTGGTTGTTGGTGCCTCTGTGGCTTTAGGAGTTGTCACCTCAGCTTTGGGAGTTGTCGGTGCATCTGTAGCTTTAGGGGTTGTCTCCTCAGCTTTGGGTGTTGTTGGTGCATCTGTAGCTTTAGGGGTTGTCTCCTCAACTTTGGGAGTTGTTGGTGCATCTGTAGCTTTAGGGGTTGTCTCCTCAGCTTTAGAGGTTGTTGGTCTCTCTGTGACTTTAGTGGTTGTCCCTTTGACTTTAGTGGAGGTTGTCAGTGCCTCCGTCGCAACAGAGGTTGCTTCCGCAATTTTGGGGGTTACAGTCTCTATGGCTTTAGAAGTTGTATCCTTGACTCTGGGAGTAATTGGGGCCTCTGTGGCTTCAGGAGTTGTCTCTTCAGCTTTGGGTGTTGTTGGTGCTTCTGTTGCTTCAGGAGTTGTCTCTTCAGCTTTGGGTGTTGTTGGTGCCTCTGTGGCTTCAGGAGTTGTCTCTTCAGCTNNNNNNNNNNNNNNNNNNNNNNNNNNNNNNNNNNNNNNNNNNNNNNNNNNNNNNNNNNNNNNNNNNNNNNNNNNNNNNNNNNNNNNNNNNNNNNNNNNNNNNNNNNNNNNNNNNNNNNNNNNNNNNNNNNNNNNNNNNNNNNNNNNNNNNNNNNNNNNNNNNNNNNNNNNNNNNNNNNNNNNNNNNNNNNNNNNNNNNNNNNNNNNNNNNNNNNNNNNNNNNNNNNNNNNNNNNNNNNNNNNNNNNNNNNNNNNNNNNNNNNNNNNNNNNNNNNNNNNNNNNNNNNNNNNNNNNNNNNNNNNNNNNNNNNNNNNNNNNNNNNNNNNNNNNNNNNNNNNNNNNNNNNNNNNNNNNNNNNNNNNNNNNNNNNNNNNNNNNNNNNNNNNNNNNNNNNNNNNNNNNNNNNNNNNNNNNNNNNNNNNNNNNNNNNNNNNNNNNNNNNNNNNNNNNNNNNNNNNNNNNNNNNNNNNNNNNNNNNNNNNNNNNNNNNNNNNNNNNNNNNNNNNNNNNNNNNNNNNNNNNNNNNNNNNNNNNNNNNNNNNNNNNNNNNNNNNNNNNNNNNNNNNNNNNNNNNNNNNNNNNNNNNNNNNNNNNNNNNNNNNNNNNNNNNNNNNNNNNNNNNNNNNNNNNNNNNNNNNNNNNNNNNNNNNNNNNNNNNNNNNNNNNNNNNNNNNNNNNNNNNNNNNNNNNNNNNNNNNNNNNNNNNNNNNNNNNNNNNNNNNNNNNNNNNNNNNNNNNNNNNNNNNNNNNNNNNNNNNNNNNNNNNNNNNNNNNNNNNNNNNNNNNNNNNNNNNNNNNNNNNNNNNNNNNNNNNNNNNNNNNNNNNNNNNNNNNNNNNNNNNNNNNNNNNNNNNNNNNNNNNNNNNNNNNNNNNNNNNNNNNNNNNNNNNNNNNNNNNNNNNNNNNNNNNNNNNNNNNNNNNNNNNNNNNNNNNNNNNTCTGTGGCTTCAGGAGTTGTCTCTTCAGCTTTGGATGTTGTTGGTGCCTCTGTAGCTTCAGGAGTTGTCTCTTCAGCTTTGGGTGTTGTTGGTGGTTCTGTGGCTTCAGGAGTTGTCTCTTCAGGTCCGGGTGTTGTTGGTGCTTCNNNNNNNNNNNNNNNNNNNNNNNNNNNNNNNNNNNNNNNNNNNNNNNNNNNNNNNNNNNNNNNNNNNNNNNNNNNNNNNNNNNNNNNNNNNNNNNNNNNNNNNNNNNNNNNNNNNNNNNNNNNNNNNNNNNNNNNNNNNNNNNNNNNNNNNNNNNNNNNNNNNNNNNNNNNNNNNNNNNNNNNNNNNNNNNNNNNNNNNNNNNNNNNNNNNNNNNNNNNNNNNNNNNNNNNNNNNNNNNNNNNNNNNNNNNNNNNNNNNNNNNNNNNNNNNNNNNNNNNNNNNNNNNNNNNNNNNNNNNNNNNNNNNNNNNNNNNNNNNNNNNNNNNNNNNNNNNNNNNNNNNNNNNNNNNNNNNNNNNNNNNNNNNNNNNNNNNNNNNNNNNNNNNNNNNNNNNNNNNNNNNNNNNNNNNNNNNNNNNNNNNNNNNNNNNNNNNNNNNNNNNNNNNNNNNNNNNNNNNNNNNNNNNNNNNNNNNNNNNNNNNNNNNNNNNNNNNNNNNNNNNNNNNNNNNNNNNNNNNNNNNNNNNNNNNNNNNNNNNNNNNNNNNNNNNNNNNNNNNNNNNNNNNNNNNNNNNNNNNNNNNNNNNNNNNNNNNNNNNNNNNNNNNNNNNNNNNNNNNNNNNNNNNNNNNNNNNNNNNNNNNNNNNNNNNNNNNNNNNNNNNNNNNNNNNNNNNNNNNNNNNNNNNNNNNNNNNNNNNNNNNNNNNNNNNNNNNNNNNNNNNNNAGTTGTCTCTTCAGCTTTGAGTGTTGTTGTTGCCTCTGTGGCTTCAGGAGTTGTCTCTTCAGCTTTGGGTGTTGTTGGGGCCTCTGTGGCTTCAGGAGTTGTCTCTTCAGCTTTGGGTGTTGTTGGGGCCTCTGTGGCTTCAGGTGTAGTCTCTTCAGCTTTGGGTGTTGTTGGTGCTTCTGTGGCTTCAGGAGTAGTCTCTTCagctttggttgtttttgggGCCTCCGTGGCTTCAGGAGTTGTCTCTTCAGCTTTGGGTGTTGTTGGGGCTTCTGTGGCTTCTGGAGTTGTCTCTTCAGCTTTGGGTGTAGTCAGAGCATCCGTGGCTTCAGTGgtcatttcttcatctttggGTGTTGTTGGTGCTTCTGTAGCTTCGGGAGTTGTCTCTTCAGCTTCGGGTGTTGTTGGTGCCTCTGTGGCTTCAGGAGTTGTCTCTTCATCTTTTGGGGTTGTTGGTGCATCTGTGGCTGTTATTTCAGGTTGTTTTGTAGTTGGAGGAGGACTGGTTGTGGTGCCAATAtctttgagaggaaaaatgtattATGGCATAGGAATTGCAATGCATGCaccttttcatatttttttagtACACTGATAAGAAATAGGTGCTTGTCTTGTGAATGGCAATAGTAGCAATAGTACGTTCTTTCATACtctttgctaaaataaaaaaaaagtgttctctGTAAATCTGTACTTTGTGTTGCAGTTGTTGAAACCTCCATTGTTTTTTTGCCAGTTTATAAAAGTACGTGGAATCCTATGTTAAATTTGATAAGTCTCAGTAATAAACAAGTCAAAAGAtgcattcatagaatcataatcatatattctttaaaagaaCTAAACTAATCTGCACTGTGAATTTTTTTTGGGGAACGCCTGGGACTTTGCTGCAGCTAGGTTTTAACTGATACGATTGGTTAACCGAGGCATGGCCAACCcgcaccagcacagctcacatTGTGACTGCCCCATGCCATTATGGTGGTGGCTCTGCCCTGTACAGCCCAGTCCAGCCTGGGGCACACAACCATCATGGAGCACCAATTAAACATCAGTGCATTATGAGCCCTGAATCTGGGCTGAATCCAAGGCACAGGGAGGGCAGAAAGAATAGCGTTAGCTCAATTTATGGCAAATTCGTTTATAGATTTTGACAGATTAGCTAAACATAGTCCTGCTCATGGTGGAAAACATGCAGCCATGCTTCCTGTTTTGATATTTGTTTTGGTATTTGAGTATAGGTTTCAAGATGGCAAAAAAGATtatccttcttttttcttttttctttttttttgtttttgttaatttgCAACTCTGTTTTCAGTCAGCATAAATCCGTTTAGAATGTATATCAAAAATCTGATTTTGTCTCTTTACCAGACATCTTTAAGTTCTTTCTTGCTGAAGAGAAATACCTCTAGCTTAACTATCATGCATGAGTCATGTATACCACTTTTTCGCCAAACACACActtgtgaacaactgttttcaagtatGAAGAATAGGAAGATTAAAATTGTATCAAAAATCTCTCATCAGCACTTCCAGAACTCAATATGAATTGCAGCCGCTGTCACTGAACCAGACTGATGCcttagtttcacaaaaacacgGTCACATATCCTACTAGTTTTATGCTCTGGCTACtctttatatgtgtgtgtgtgtgtgtgtgtgtgtgtttgtgttttagtgaaaagaaaataataaaaaattaaagtaggctttgttacttatatacattaGCTATATTATATATCTTATGaggattgctctgaaagtaatgcaaCCTATTTCATTATATTATCCCACAGCATTATAGGTGGATGTTAATGGGATGATAttagaggttgaaccttctcaccaagatttcattacattttgcaGCCATACAACAGATAGCAGCGGGGGGTAGTCTGAAGGAATGGCACCTGACATGGAAGAACATATGAAGCCATGTGGTAGAACTGAATTTTTCCACACAGGAAAAACTGtcattcattgacacttgctgaacatttatggagaccaatcagttggatgtgaacacagtgagggGTGGgagatgcatttcagcagtgggtcacttccactggtgcagatttttaccaAGTGCATCATGTACAtcttgttcatcactgctgaaaattcTTAGCCAACAGTGGTGACGGTGCCAAAGAccattttgtagctgagaattcgCTCTCTTAAATAGTGTGATTATGCTCTCTGTATTGATTGTATTTTCCAAGGAAGTAAtcagaaggcattactttcagagcaacctccATAACTGCAGCCCTATACAATTCCTCTTCATTCAGTACTACCCATGAAAGCCCAAAGACTGGACACCCATGGATTAACCCACAGTGACTCTGACTTCAGCAGCGCAGATTTAAATTTGGCATTTGTATGCAAAGCCATATCATGTTTCTATCTTTTTTCATGGAATGGGACCCACCTTAtaagatatatttctttttaataggaCTCTTCCCTTCACTGTTAGTTCCtttgatttgttctttttgtcCTTAACTATAAGACAACCTGCACTTCTGTCCTAGGCCAGATTGAAAGAGTTatagaaacaggagaaaagggaaCTTTCTGAATGTAGATACCTAATAACAactcctgtgctgtgcctttggtatttttctctttctgatgtACAGCTTTAAGATTCTACTCTTATACGCAGTTACACAAACCTGGGTCAAATTATTCATATAGATAGATTCAGAAGAAACTAAcaataaatgtttctgcttttaaatcttTTGATCTCTTACTGGGATCTCTGATGTTTTGCCATTTAGTTGTTCTCACAGTTTTGTTATGGAGTTCTTTTTTGTCTGATTGATTGattatcaatttttttttttttaattacaatcAAATTAACACTTGGTTattgaaaacctgaaaaaatCAAGAGCAGCTTTATGTGACTTTGGACTGCATTGTTTTGAACAAATCCCCCAAAGAAGGTATTTCAAgatctgagctgctgctcatgACAGTCTCTCAGCAGGCTGGAAGCACCGAGGACTTCACAGTGTGAGAAATAATCTCTGCATACTATAGAGACAGTGCAGTGTGAGAAGAGCATTACAGAATATGGTTTCATCCTACCCAATATGTCTGAAATACTAACAGTCAAGTGGGGTCTACATTTCCTTAATTCTGTTCCATTTTACCTTCTAGACCAACTTTGCAACAAGAAATTGCCACAACAGAAAGGTAAATAgtccaaaatgaaaaacaaactaaggGTTAAACTACTGGCCAGTACTGACTAATAgccttgtttctttgttgttactTCAAGTTTTCAAGTTCAAACAGATCTCCCAAGTTAGCATCCCAAAGAACACAGGAACACAGCatgttttccattcagaagaaaataagttacGTGTGTTTTCTGAAGTTGCAGGATGCCTGACTTGATTAAAGCTAAAGAAATCTGTCAGGAGGTTTTCCTGTCCTGGTTCTGCCAGATCTTCACTATCCCAGAATACAGCACCCCTCCTGTTCCTGCAGTGGATATTGTCCAAAATTGACAGTAGTGTGTTACGTTACTGAAGACCTGGAAGATCAAATGGAGATGTCACCCCACCCCCACATCTGTCTTAAGCGAACTCTGCAAAGTCAGTAGAGTCTTTCTTGAAGTGTAGGTGAAGTAATCAGTTTATACACCAAGTGGTTCCAAGGCTCGTAATGTCTGGcattgcttttctatttccagaGCAGGAAAAACGTCCCTTCAGATAACTCCCACCCTGTTTCATTCGTATTCTTTCCTACCTTCCTTTGGCTTCTTTTCCTCATCTGTGGATGACCTTTTAGATGTTGATTTGTTTGGGGGAGGAGTCTCGGGCACTGGCTTTTCTGTGTGTACTGAAAGAAACGACACAATCTGTTAATGGGACCTCATAGAGATGTTTGTTGTAAGGAGGTGGTACTTTGGTACAGAACTTCAATGACACTTTTCCATATCTATCTTTTTTTATGTTACTTATTGTCCATGGGATTTTTTAGGGTATTatctggaaaaagagaaatgaaaaagacaaagataCTCTTGGGATCCCCAGATGTAATGAGCAATCTTTTTCTGAGaacttatcacagaatcacagaatggtttgttttggaagggacctttaagaacatctagttccaaccccctgctataggcagaaACACCTCTTTTGGTTACAAATACACAGATTACAATAAGGTATTGCATCATTCCAAAAACTTTATCAGGTTTCTCAGCAGATGGCAAAATTGATGACTAAAATGTTGGTAGAGAGCAGAGTGGATTTGggaatgtttggttttgtgttgtttggttTGATGTTGTTCTGACAAAAATTAACAGCAAACCAAAGTAACAGTGGCTGCCATCACTGCTTAAAGCTTCCATGTGGTGCTGGATGGGATCTGCGGGACCCACATACACTCCTGCCTGGGGCTGAGCCACTACCGAGCCAAAGCAGAATGTGCTTTCCCCTAAGGCAGAGTTGATGGCTCTTTCTGAGTCACAGAGATCTTTTCAACTAGCAGCTCTGAGTGAGCTGTTTTAATTTTGCCTACGCCCGCTGCAGTCCCAGATTTACACTTGTAACTCTTTGGGGAATCTTGCTCTAACTGAAGGGGTTTTATTGCAGGGATTAAAAAgctagaaggaaaataagat is a genomic window containing:
- the PRG4 gene encoding proteoglycan 4 isoform X5 — protein: MMSYLKVMIIWNIICVSLMILSLSPVQEVASQDLWSCTGRCGEGYSREHDCHCDYSCQHYKECCPDFNKVCTGAVSCKGRCFEVYQRGRECDCDIDCKRYGKCCPDYDEHCKELHTEKPVPETPPPNKSTSKRSSTDEEKKPKEDIGTTTSPPPTTKQPEITATDAPTTPKDEETTPEATEAPTTPGPEETTPEATEAPTTPKAEETTPEATEAPTTPKAEETTPEATEAPITPRVKDTTSKAIETVTPKIAEATSVATEALTTSTKVKGTTTKVTERPTTSKAEETTPKATDAPTTPKVEETTPKATDAPTTPKAEETTPKATDAPTTPKAEVTTPKATEAPTTKAYFPTTPKAEGKTASATKVPTTPSEKEVMLKATGAPVSLADSPTIPEFELSTAAATTVKQGTTTTYSKLLSKTDKSDRTTNPISMETSTKKETTKTDSTPKPTDIVTTTKRDAAVETTRAVPAVAECIIPSKDTTTGEKEMTTLATGTSYTTEKETEDSPEESPSFDKKEETTVIRGRTTTEKKDTIEEMFLVSRGTSKPDIHFQEITDTHDEPSPSSPETMPVEEAEINKPLIQTADLPVVSGGAEMGKADEKDLCSGKPADGMVALPNGTLAVFRGHYYWLLNGRMPPTTSPRRISEGWGIPSPIDAVFSRCNCDGKTFFIKGPLYWRFTNGVMDNGYPKPLANGFAGLTGKIKAALPVASYNGRPESVYFIKRDGNMQQYVYRQEPAKKCQRKARITIRYPAFVPRLVIRRRFQRAVGMPTVIQTVRINPYQSGVLRKEVKVTAYWRGLPKVIHSTISVPNYNKPDGYDYYAFSYNRYYSLDVGKRIARPVTALTGKTVSKDWYNCPEK
- the PRG4 gene encoding proteoglycan 4 isoform X1, with amino-acid sequence MMSYLKVMIIWNIICVSLMILSLSPVQEVASQDLWSCTGRCGEGYSREHDCHCDYSCQHYKECCPDFNKVCTGAVSCKGRCFEVYQRGRECDCDIDCKRYGKCCPDYDEHCKELHTEKPVPETPPPNKSTSKRSSTDEEKKPKEDIGTTTSPPPTTKQPEITATDAPTTPKDEETTPEATEAPTTPGPEETTPEATEPPTTPKAEETTPEATEAPTTSKAEETTPEATEAPTTPKAEETTPEATEAPTTPKAEETTPEATEAPITPRVKDTTSKAIETVTPKIAEATSVATEALTTSTKVKGTTTKVTERPTTSKAEETTPKATDAPTTPKVEETTPKATDAPTTPKAEETTPKATDAPTTPKAEVTTPKATEAPTTKAYFPTTPKAEGKTASATKVPTTPSEKEVMLKATGAPVSLADSPTIPEFELSTAAATTVKQGTTTTYSKLLSKTDKSDRTTNPISMETSTKKETTKTDSTPKPTDIVTTTKRDAAVETTRAVPAVAECIIPSKDTTTGEKEMTTLATGTSYTTEKETEDSPEESPSFDKKEETTVIRGRTTTEKKDTIEEMFLVSRGTSKPDIHFQEITDTHDEPSPSSPETMPVEEAEINKPLIQTADLPVVSGGAEMGKADEKDLCSGKPADGMVALPNGTLAVFRGHYYWLLNGRMPPTTSPRRISEGWGIPSPIDAVFSRCNCDGKTFFIKGPLYWRFTNGVMDNGYPKPLANGFAGLTGKIKAALPVASYNGRPESVYFIKRDGNMQQYVYRQEPAKKCQRKARITIRYPAFVPRLVIRRRFQRAVGMPTVIQTVRINPYQSGVLRKEVKVTAYWRGLPKVIHSTISVPNYNKPDGYDYYAFSYNRYYSLDVGKRIARPVTALTGKTVSKDWYNCPEK
- the PRG4 gene encoding proteoglycan 4 isoform X10 produces the protein MTTEATDALTTPKAEETTPEATEAPTTPKAEETTPEATEAPTTPGPEETTPEATEPPTTPKAEETTPEATEAPTTSKAEETTPEATEAPTTPKAEETTPEATEAPTTPKAEETTPEATEAPITPRVKDTTSKAIETVTPKIAEATSVATEALTTSTKVKGTTTKVTERPTTSKAEETTPKATDAPTTPKVEETTPKATDAPTTPKAEETTPKATDAPTTPKAEVTTPKATEAPTTKAYFPTTPKAEGKTASATKVPTTPSEKEVMLKATGAPVSLADSPTIPEFELSTAAATTVKQGTTTTYSKLLSKTDKSDRTTNPISMETSTKKETTKTDSTPKPTDIVTTTKRDAAVETTRAVPAVAECIIPSKDTTTGEKEMTTLATGTSYTTEKETEDSPEESPSFDKKEETTVIRGRTTTEKKDTIEEMFLVSRGTSKPDIHFQEITDTHDEPSPSSPETMPVEEAEINKPLIQTADLPVVSGGAEMGKADEKDLCSGKPADGMVALPNGTLAVFRGHYYWLLNGRMPPTTSPRRISEGWGIPSPIDAVFSRCNCDGKTFFIKGPLYWRFTNGVMDNGYPKPLANGFAGLTGKIKAALPVASYNGRPESVYFIKRDGNMQQYVYRQEPAKKCQRKARITIRYPAFVPRLVIRRRFQRAVGMPTVIQTVRINPYQSGVLRKEVKVTAYWRGLPKVIHSTISVPNYNKPDGYDYYAFSYNRYYSLDVGKRIARPVTALTGKTVSKDWYNCPEK
- the PRG4 gene encoding proteoglycan 4 isoform X6, with protein sequence MTTEATDALTTPKAEETTPEATEAPTTPKAEETTPEATEAPKTTKAEETTPEATEAPTTPKAEETTPEATEAPTTPKAEETTPEATEAPTTPKAEETTPEATEAPTTPGPEETTPEATEPPTTPKAEETTPEATEAPTTSKAEETTPEATEAPTTPKAEETTPEATEAPTTPKAEETTPEATEAPITPRVKDTTSKAIETVTPKIAEATSVATEALTTSTKVKGTTTKVTERPTTSKAEETTPKATDAPTTPKVEETTPKATDAPTTPKAEETTPKATDAPTTPKAEVTTPKATEAPTTKAYFPTTPKAEGKTASATKVPTTPSEKEVMLKATGAPVSLADSPTIPEFELSTAAATTVKQGTTTTYSKLLSKTDKSDRTTNPISMETSTKKETTKTDSTPKPTDIVTTTKRDAAVETTRAVPAVAECIIPSKDTTTGEKEMTTLATGTSYTTEKETEDSPEESPSFDKKEETTVIRGRTTTEKKDTIEEMFLVSRGTSKPDIHFQEITDTHDEPSPSSPETMPVEEAEINKPLIQTADLPVVSGGAEMGKADEKDLCSGKPADGMVALPNGTLAVFRGHYYWLLNGRMPPTTSPRRISEGWGIPSPIDAVFSRCNCDGKTFFIKGPLYWRFTNGVMDNGYPKPLANGFAGLTGKIKAALPVASYNGRPESVYFIKRDGNMQQYVYRQEPAKKCQRKARITIRYPAFVPRLVIRRRFQRAVGMPTVIQTVRINPYQSGVLRKEVKVTAYWRGLPKVIHSTISVPNYNKPDGYDYYAFSYNRYYSLDVGKRIARPVTALTGKTVSKDWYNCPEK